The stretch of DNA CTCGATGTACTGGAAAGCTTAACCAAAGGCGATATGACACAACGAATTGAACTGCAGAGCAACAATGAATTTAGCCGCGTCAGCAGCCATATCAATACGCTTGCGGATAACCTTCATAGTATATTAGTCAAACTTTCTCATGCCTCTGCTGCATTGGCGACCACTGCCCGTGAAAACGAAGAAACATCGTCACAAGGACGAATGCAACTCGACGCACAGCGCGACCAAACCGCCGCACTAGCAACGGCCGCAACAGAAGTGTCTCAGTCAGTACAAGAAATTGCACGCAGTGCGAAAGGCTCTTTAGATATGGTTCAGCGAGTCGAGACCGCCTCAAATGAGGGGCGCACCATCATGAGTACCAACATATCGACCATCAATCAATTAGGTATACGCCTTAATGACTCCGTCAATACCGTCAATGAACTGCAACAGCGCAGTGAACAAATCGGCTCAATCTTAGACGTGATTCGTAATATTGCTGAGCAAACCAACCTTCTCGCTCTCAATGCAGCCATTGAAGCGGCACGCGCTGGGGAACAAGGGCGTGGATTTGCCGTGGTCGCAGATGAAGTTCGCGTGTTGGCCTCAAAAACATCGCAATCGACCAGCACCATTGAGTCAATGATTGGAGAGTTACAAGCAAGCTCGCTTGCGGTCAATGAAGTAATTAAGAGTTGTATGCATGATATGGAAATCTCTGTAACGCAAGCCTCCACCGCCAACAATACCATGGAAGAAATCCAATCCATGATTCTCCAAATCAGCGATATGAGCACGCATATTTCTCAAGCAACTGTGGAGCAAAGTGCAACGGCGGAAGAGATTGCTAGCAGCATCGAATACATCAATAAAGTGACCGAGCAAAGCTACCAAGCAATGTCAGAGATTGCAGAATCCAGTGAGTCATTAACGCGCTTGGTCGGTCAACAAAATGAACTGGTAGGACAGTTCAAACTGTAAAAGAGACAAATTAAACCTATCTCCATAATAATACGCGACTTTGTCGTACTCTTGTTTCTCGCTTAGTGCTATTGGTTTGGCCGCCGAACAGCTAAGCAGAAACAAGTTTGGCGTTACGCATAGCTGGCAGTGAATGACGTGCCTTACCACTTATTGATTCACTGTTTTGTAACCAGCCTGAGCTTTGCTCAGGCTTTTTTATTGGCGATTGAACAGTGAAAACATGAAAGCAAGATGAGGTATGCGATGACCAGTGTATATCGATTGCTAGGTCTTAATATCGCAGCTGGAAACTGAATTTAAGCGCTGAAAAGATGAGAGCGTATCCTGCATGGCAAAGAATGCATTAAGAACAGTGTACGCAGACTCGCTGTGACATAGGCTCTGTTGCACAAGCGTACTTATGCTCTAGCTCGGCTAGAGAAAGAGGTTTACTGTAGTAATAACCTTGTGAGATTTCAGCACCTAGGGTAGACAGCTTTTTCGCATGCTCTTGAGTCTCAACCCCTTCCATCACGATGCGATAACCCAGACTCTGCCCCATCGAAACCATGGTTGAAACAAACGCTAAATTGGATTGGCTATTCACCACATCTGAGATAAAACCACGGTCGATTTTCACCTCATTGAGCGGTAAGCGTTTGAGCAGCGATAATGAAGAAAAACCCGTACCAAAATCATCTAAAGAAATATCGATACCGACATTACGCAGCTTCAATAATGACGCAACACAAACGTCATAATCTTCAATCACCGCAGTTTCCGTTATCTCGATACAAAATAGCGAGTGGCAATCGATACTGAGTAATGGTCTCAATTATCTCTTGCGCAAAATGG from Vibrio taketomensis encodes:
- a CDS encoding EAL domain-containing protein, encoding MRPLLSIDCHSLFCIEITETAVIEDYDVCVASLLKLRNVGIDISLDDFGTGFSSLSLLKRLPLNEVKIDRGFISDVVNSQSNLAFVSTMVSMGQSLGYRIVMEGVETQEHAKKLSTLGAEISQGYYYSKPLSLAELEHKYACATEPMSQRVCVHCS